A window from Glandiceps talaboti chromosome 15, keGlaTala1.1, whole genome shotgun sequence encodes these proteins:
- the LOC144446666 gene encoding putative caffeoyl-CoA O-methyltransferase 1 isoform X2 — MGEFISFKTRLWNKSNKMSVVSSMLDDRSGVFVAGAVSIGTAVGCLAGYCLAARRTGAWRFIKALGKEDEKIAKYLIDHSLKEPAILTKLTKETFTNTTEGFMMVAPDQSQFFRILLKVLKAKKTIEVGTFTGYNALSMAMALPEDGKVIACDVNEEYTNIARRYWKAAGLEHKIDLRIQPALDTLDELIKAGESGTFDFIFIDADKTDYSDYYDRALKLVRKDGIVALDNVLWYGSVADPSDTRESTVAVRAINEKVYADDRVDMTMLLLGDGVTLAMKK; from the exons GAACAAATCCAACAAGATGTCAGTGGTATCATCTATGCTGGACGACAGATCCGGCGTTTTTGTTGCCGGAGCTGTGTCTATCGGGACAGCAGTCGGTTGTTTAGCAG GTTACTGTTTAGCAGCTAGGAGAACTGGTGCATGGAGATTTATCAAAGCTCTCGGTAAAGAGGACGAGAAGATTGCTAAATACCTGATTGACCACTCGCTAAAAGAACCAGCTATTTTAACCAAACTCACAAAG gaaacTTTTACAAATACTACTGAGGGATTCATGATGGTTGCTCCTGATCAGTCTCAGTTTTTCAGAATATTGTTAAAGGTTTTGAAAGCCAAAAAGACAATAGAAGTTG GTACATTTACTGGTTACAACGCTTTAAGCATGGCCATGGCTTTACCAGAAGATGGCAAAGTGATTGCATGTGATGTGAATGAGGAATATACCAATATAGCGAGAAGATATTGGAAAGCGGCTGGCTTAGAACATAAGATAGATTTACGTATTCAGCCAGCACTTGATACCTTAG ATGAGTTGATAAAGGCTGGAGAATCTGGCACCtttgatttcatatttattgaTGCAGATAAGACAGATTATTCCGACTACTATGATAGAGCATTAAAACTAGTCAGGAAGGATGGTATCGTGGCACTTGATAAT GTCCTATGGTATGGTTCGGTAGCAGATCCTTCAGACACTAGAGAATCTACAGTTGCAGTACGAGCCATAAACGAAAAAGTGTATGCTGATGACAGAGTTGACATGACGATGCTGCTTCTTGGGGATGGTGTTACCTTGGCAATGAAGAAGTAA
- the LOC144446666 gene encoding putative caffeoyl-CoA O-methyltransferase 1 isoform X3, with translation MEQTDDWNSSASYCLAARRTGAWRFIKALGKEDEKIAKYLIDHSLKEPAILTKLTKETFTNTTEGFMMVAPDQSQFFRILLKVLKAKKTIEVGTFTGYNALSMAMALPEDGKVIACDVNEEYTNIARRYWKAAGLEHKIDLRIQPALDTLDELIKAGESGTFDFIFIDADKTDYSDYYDRALKLVRKDGIVALDNVLWYGSVADPSDTRESTVAVRAINEKVYADDRVDMTMLLLGDGVTLAMKK, from the exons GTTACTGTTTAGCAGCTAGGAGAACTGGTGCATGGAGATTTATCAAAGCTCTCGGTAAAGAGGACGAGAAGATTGCTAAATACCTGATTGACCACTCGCTAAAAGAACCAGCTATTTTAACCAAACTCACAAAG gaaacTTTTACAAATACTACTGAGGGATTCATGATGGTTGCTCCTGATCAGTCTCAGTTTTTCAGAATATTGTTAAAGGTTTTGAAAGCCAAAAAGACAATAGAAGTTG GTACATTTACTGGTTACAACGCTTTAAGCATGGCCATGGCTTTACCAGAAGATGGCAAAGTGATTGCATGTGATGTGAATGAGGAATATACCAATATAGCGAGAAGATATTGGAAAGCGGCTGGCTTAGAACATAAGATAGATTTACGTATTCAGCCAGCACTTGATACCTTAG ATGAGTTGATAAAGGCTGGAGAATCTGGCACCtttgatttcatatttattgaTGCAGATAAGACAGATTATTCCGACTACTATGATAGAGCATTAAAACTAGTCAGGAAGGATGGTATCGTGGCACTTGATAAT GTCCTATGGTATGGTTCGGTAGCAGATCCTTCAGACACTAGAGAATCTACAGTTGCAGTACGAGCCATAAACGAAAAAGTGTATGCTGATGACAGAGTTGACATGACGATGCTGCTTCTTGGGGATGGTGTTACCTTGGCAATGAAGAAGTAA
- the LOC144446666 gene encoding putative caffeoyl-CoA O-methyltransferase 1 isoform X1 encodes MTFLHVVGVLVILNLSLFLLRSITTPRNKSNKMSVVSSMLDDRSGVFVAGAVSIGTAVGCLAGYCLAARRTGAWRFIKALGKEDEKIAKYLIDHSLKEPAILTKLTKETFTNTTEGFMMVAPDQSQFFRILLKVLKAKKTIEVGTFTGYNALSMAMALPEDGKVIACDVNEEYTNIARRYWKAAGLEHKIDLRIQPALDTLDELIKAGESGTFDFIFIDADKTDYSDYYDRALKLVRKDGIVALDNVLWYGSVADPSDTRESTVAVRAINEKVYADDRVDMTMLLLGDGVTLAMKK; translated from the exons ATGACGTTTCTGCATGTTGTAGGTGTACTTGTGATATTGAATTTGTCGCTTTTCTTGTTACGCTCGATTACTACTCCCAGGAACAAATCCAACAAGATGTCAGTGGTATCATCTATGCTGGACGACAGATCCGGCGTTTTTGTTGCCGGAGCTGTGTCTATCGGGACAGCAGTCGGTTGTTTAGCAG GTTACTGTTTAGCAGCTAGGAGAACTGGTGCATGGAGATTTATCAAAGCTCTCGGTAAAGAGGACGAGAAGATTGCTAAATACCTGATTGACCACTCGCTAAAAGAACCAGCTATTTTAACCAAACTCACAAAG gaaacTTTTACAAATACTACTGAGGGATTCATGATGGTTGCTCCTGATCAGTCTCAGTTTTTCAGAATATTGTTAAAGGTTTTGAAAGCCAAAAAGACAATAGAAGTTG GTACATTTACTGGTTACAACGCTTTAAGCATGGCCATGGCTTTACCAGAAGATGGCAAAGTGATTGCATGTGATGTGAATGAGGAATATACCAATATAGCGAGAAGATATTGGAAAGCGGCTGGCTTAGAACATAAGATAGATTTACGTATTCAGCCAGCACTTGATACCTTAG ATGAGTTGATAAAGGCTGGAGAATCTGGCACCtttgatttcatatttattgaTGCAGATAAGACAGATTATTCCGACTACTATGATAGAGCATTAAAACTAGTCAGGAAGGATGGTATCGTGGCACTTGATAAT GTCCTATGGTATGGTTCGGTAGCAGATCCTTCAGACACTAGAGAATCTACAGTTGCAGTACGAGCCATAAACGAAAAAGTGTATGCTGATGACAGAGTTGACATGACGATGCTGCTTCTTGGGGATGGTGTTACCTTGGCAATGAAGAAGTAA